The following nucleotide sequence is from Archocentrus centrarchus isolate MPI-CPG fArcCen1 chromosome 18, fArcCen1, whole genome shotgun sequence.
GATGTCTGACCAAACGGCTTCCTGTTCATGTCTGAGCGAGAGGAAACATGTCAGCAGATAATACATCGAACATGCAGAGCCTGTATTTACGTGTTGTCATTGTTGCCATCAGTCGGTGAGTCATCTTGAAACACCTCCAACATATGTTGTGAACTTTAGTCTTCATGGCTGTGAGCTGAGGTGCTTTAGTGAGAAAAAATGTGATTGGTGGATGAATTTAGAGTTGGTGCGTTTGGTCCTTCCTCCATATTTAATTTGTCCATTCCAGACACAATGAGCACCGTGACATTGTGTTTTGGCTCAGAAATGGCAGCCATGGAGGATGTGAGCAGCTGAGTGGTCAGTCTTGGGTTGCCTCGTCGTCCTCCAGAGCCTCTGAGATCTTGAAGCAAAGCTGGGCGAATGAGGGACGCTCCTCTGGcctctgcagagagagagagggcgtGGGATATTTGAATACaggaatttttatatttttaaatacttaTAATAAGTAAGATGTTTATATTTTGTCGGACCATGGGTTCTTGTATTTTCAGACCTTTCCAATAATCCATGatggaaacaaaaataaattagtcAATATTCAGCTTTTCTTGCATGCAGCAAAAATTcaaaccttgtttttttttttttttcttgttccattgacacatttttgtgtgtttatatattttaataataacgGCTACCACAAATGCCTAAGGTAACAATGGGCTCACCGCAGGGCACTCTCACTTCTCAATTTGGAAACTACTGCTAGAAACTGCTGCAATAAAGAGGTCAGCTGAGCTACTTTAAATtcaaaaagcagaacaaaacaaagcattatGCCGTTTTTAAATTAGCAGTGTTGGGTGTAGTGTGTTCCAAATGAAAGCGTTACTGTAATCAcgttacatttttcagtaatgcAATAATGTAACCTAAATTCAGTGATTacattacagttacaattatgTCATTACTTAAGTTACAAAGGTTCTTCCACAGACCTGGTGGATTGGGGAGGGGCGGGTTTAGCAAACttgcttttttccttctgtaCACTTGagctacaatcagctgatttcagtttgtgtgcttGGAGATGATGGCGTGGTGGGGTGATCTACAGCGTTTGAAggtattacttttttttttgcttgaaatgACAAGAGCATGATGGTCGTGCTGCATTTTACTGCTAACGCAACTTTGGCTCTTTGCCAGCGTCCGCACAGACAGCATCAGCCAGCGAATAACCCAGAATGAGTGGTCTGGTTGCCAAAGCCGCATCTTTTGTGTGAACACGGGAAACCCTGGGTACCAGAAAATTGAAGACCAGCTTTGTGTGACTGCTTATCCTGATTGCTGATGTGAGGGTTCTTACTATAATGACTGTATGTCTGTTCCCTAACTTCTCCTGGACGCGTTATTCAAGCTGGATGAAACTTCCTATATAAACGAGGAttacataacatttttataaccCTTAAATCCTTCCAGGTTGCATAAATTATGTGTAGTAGCTGATCTCAAAACGAACAGCGACAATACATCTACATGTATAGTGTTGATGTTACGTGTATCAATATGCTGCTGTTTGTAAATACATTTCGCTAAATAATTGTTCATGTGGTGAAAATTATACAATTATTTTGTagcttaaaaagaagaaaaataataaatatgttttattaatCCTTTGTTTGGTGTTTATGAACAGCTGTGATtaatgaacataaaaaaatataacttgAGAAATTAATATACACGTCTCTGTTTTCATACATCAGTGAAGTGAATACACTTGCTTCAGAGTACAGAGCTCAGCACTTGTGTTGATAAAGTAGTTTTGAGTCGTGCGCTCTGAAGCACCTCAGTGGTTAAAGGTCTGCGTCTCATGGGTTTGTTGAAGGGGGGGTCCCTCAGCACGTTGCCACATTTTTCAAAGCTGTCCAAAAGGGCCGGATTGGACCAGCTGAAGAGCCAGTTCTGGCAAATCTTTGCCACCACTGATCTGACACATATATAGATGCAGTTGTTGTAAACAAATCTGCCTTCCATGTGCTTTTGGCAAGaacaaaatatgttttacatttttcttgccGTTCTTCCTTTAATAATTTATcttcatttacttatttattttattttgatggtttACTGAATATCATCTGGGAGTTTACAAGCTGGGCCTCAAAAACAGTATGAATGAAACGTCAAATCATCTCTTTCTGCTGCGATTTTGAACCTCAATGATTTCATACAATTTtcccataaaataaaaatacagaaagaaacaaaattataggagaaaattaaagaaaggcATAAACTCCATCTCTTATTTCGTTGGGTGTGTGCATTttataaaatcaaaattttcacgctgagcacaaatacaaaacatcaGTTTATTAATGATGGACACCAAGTTGAAGCCTAaagtatttagaaaaaaaaatatttctgcttTACTTCACACTTTTGCTCACCTCATGCCAACACAGTTGCATGATGTCATAGATGGCGGGCTTGGCCATTTTGGGCCTGTACAGGCGGTGACCCTGTGTAACTAAGGTCACCACCTCATGGTTATGACTTTGCTCAAATGGCATCCGGCCCTCTGTGAAGACCTCCCACATCAGCACACCTGGACACACAGATATGCAGGTGACTTTAAcagtaatatgagcactgagaTTATTTCTGTCTGTTAGACTAAGAAAATGTGCCCGTAGAGTCCAGGTCCAGATTTATTGCTCACCGTATGACCAGACGTCCGACttgctgctgtatttacagAAGTTAAAGACTTCAGGGGGCGACCACTTCACGGGAAACTTGGCACCCGATGAGCTGGTGTACTGATCATCTAATACATATCTGCATTAAAAGCATTTAGTAATATCAGACACTTTTCTTGATGTGAGTCATTTGTAATGGGGAAACTGGAGTGACATTTATACCTGGCCATGCCAAAGTCAGACACCTTCACCACCAGAGAGTCGTTTACCAGGCAGTTTCTGGCCGCCTTTAGAAAACAAGGGAGAATAAAAGAGGAAGGAATCAAACACGTGAATAAAAACACTCTGCAGTTCAGCTATCTGAAGCTTCGGTTAAACAGTTTCCCAAGAAAGACCAAACGTGGAGTTACCAGGTCTCTGTGGATGAAGCCGTTGGCCTCCAGGTGGCCCATGCCCTCGCAGACATCCAAACACATACTAAGCAAGTACCCCTGATTAAAGCTGCCCCGCCGCTGCCTGAGGAAGTTCAGCAGACAGCCCTGCTCCATGAACTCTGTGACAATGTAGATTGACTGCTGCTGGCTGCACACCCCATACAATTGCACCAGTTTGGGGTGGgacagtctcctggagagggagGCAGTTTTGTGAATTGGAATGACATTTTCCAAGCAGGAATTTCAAACATTTGCTGGTCAAAGATCCTTAAATGTTAATTTCATTCATTGTAAATGATTGTAAATAGAGGATTTATGAACTTTTTCTGAGACAGTCACCTCATAACCTTCTACTGGACATGGAAAGATAAAGAAAGCTACTTTCagttgctcccttattcacaagggtgTTTGATTTCCTGACGCAACTCTAAAGGGATTTGTGTCGCCTCCCAGGAACAAACCAAGAATTTTTCACTTATGAGGTGAATCTATATACCACTATACTACGGACCCACACAGATAACAAGTGTTGTTGCAGTACTTTTCAGCCTCCACCAGATGGCAGCAGAGGTGAAGATGAGCTCACACACTTGTAGTTGAATCATATGAACAGACCTGCACACATAGGTTCCTTCATTCCTTCCTTGTTTCCCTCATCATCTCCCTTTCTTATGCTTTCACCTTTTTCTCAAACAGtaacattttgatattttcatcCCTTACATCATGACCTTAGCCTCTTCAATGAAGTCCTCCTCATACATGGCTCCCTCCCTCAAGGCCTTGATGGCCACTTTGTGCTGAGCACGCCACTTGCCGAGCCTCACCACTCCAAACTGACCGCAGCCCAGCTCCTTCATGAAGGTCAGTTCGTTGGGGTTGATCTCCCACTTTtctgaaggagaaaaagttcaagAGTTACAGGAGCTCAAGATAATTTCCACAAAACACTGTTAATAGTGCCTGTTGCTGCTAAGTGAACTACAGTCCACATCTGAGCTAACATCAATCAAAAAGCATGAATCTTGTGATGGTTATTTTCTAACGTTCACCAAGTAATTTGAAAATTGCACAACAGGCAAATTTTCCATTTGGCCAGACAGGCTTCATTAGACAAAGCTGGCTTTTTTGGCATCGCAGAGTAATTGCTTGATGCCTAATTTAGCACCTCACTGTCTAAACATAGTCTGCTTTGTTACATTGTGGCtaataaaaacctttttttaaagtcacattGTGAATTTTTTGCCCTTATAAGGAGTTCGGAGTCTGTTTTGTGCTAGGAGCCAGACATTTGTTGGTATTGTGATTAGTGGACAGTTTCAGCTGTCGTTACGTAGTGTTGTTCAGTGCTGTTGTTCACGTCACTTCAATGAGAGTCATTCAGACACTGAGGGTTCATTTTTGATTCATCGTTGGCAATAAAAAGCATTTggtatgtgaaaaagtaaaaaatagacAGTTCACAGTAAAGACTCACCATAGCTGAAGCCTGCAGTGGATGGAGCTGACTTGTCTTGTTTTCCAACAGGATACCTCAACCTGGCTACAAGGCCTGAGAGAGACATGTAAAGAGACCAACACTGTACAAAAGTGATCTTTACTTGAGAGCCCTTCCTGAATGACTCTTTCTCGTGCTATTTCTAAGGGGGATTCCACCTAAGTCGCATATATCCACAAATATATTTTAGAATTATTACCTACAGTTTGTGGCTGTAGGTGAGGACTGAAGGCTAGATCAAAGCTTTCCCTTCATTCTGAGCTCTCTTTTTAACCACCACACTCAGTTACAGTGTCCTCATTACTGCAGCAATTGgcacaaatatgcaaatattattattttgcctCTCACTGCTACAAGCGACTGCATTTCAGTGACATACCAAGGACTCTGGTCACTGCATTGGTGTCACTCCTTTTCTTTGTCAACATTCCTTTGGTATGAATTTGAGCATGTTAGCATCAATATAACAGAAATGCATTTCCACCAGAGAAGATCTGGTTCTAGAACTGGTTGCTTTCAGGAGACCTTACAAACCAACTGGCATTTTCTGCTGATTTGCAGATGGACTGCTGCATTACCCTATAAATGGATCTTCTTTGAGACTATGACTGCAGACCAGGAAAAATCAAGCAAGATGGCAGACCTTGTGTTACTTATGGATACTGCACAGTCTGTATAAGGTAGCTCTAactggaaggttggcggttcgatccctgactgctccagtctgcataccaaagtatccttgggcaagatactgaaccctaagttgctccCAGTAAATTCACTGGTGTTAATGTGTGCGTGAATTTTAGATTGAAAgtacttagatgtagaaaaaagggcttgtatgaatgtgtgttaatgaagacatgttgtataaagtgtttTAAGTCctcaagtagaaaagcactatacaagaaccagtccattaaCCATGTGTATAATGAGTATGTGCGATGCAAATACACTTAAAAAGACCTTTTCcatagtttttctttcttcaatATGTACATTGATGATCATACCAAGATTCATACCTCAAGTTCACCGCAGTCACCAAAATTTCAAGTTGTGTACACAAATTGAAATTGAGAAATTGTCTCAATTTCAGACAGGTCtactatagaaaaaaaaactcaggatTTATTGACAAAGTATTTATTtcgttaaataaatattaatttattgcCTCAttaagaaatggatggatgttttcttcatctttatGTTTGGGCATGAAAGGGCAAACATGGAGACTGCCATGGAGAGGAATAGTAAGAAAGCAAAATAGCAGGCGTGACAACATGTGATACATCAGAAGTGGCTTTAAAGAGTGGAGCTGCGGTGGAGGTGGATTACAAAGTGGCTTGCAGCAACTGTAAGCAGGCTCAAATAGCATGCCCTGGCCTAGCCTAGCATGACATTAGCTATTGGACGAGTATCATCTGAGCCATGAGCTGGCAGTGAAATTAGCTGTGCAGCTATTTTAGACGAGAGCAGCAGTGAGTAGCTAGAGCTAGTTACAAGAGGGCAGCGGAGCGAGACTCTTGATCTGCCTGAACTAGAATCAATTTCTCCTTGATCAGGCATCAGCCAAGATATGTATTTCTCCCAGGGGGGcagcaggaaacaaagaaaataatcaactGATATGCATCaaaaattatttacatttttaccatGACATTTCTTTCTGCTTGTCTCCTAAACAAAGGCTTAGGGGCTGGCGTTGGGGGATGTCGCCGATGATATGTTAGTGCCTCAAAGGGTCAGACAAGCAATGAGTGAGTTAACTACAGTCACCGACACAGGCACAGGGTGATGCTTCTCTATGTTACCTGCTGCATTGTGTTTGTGGTATTCGATCAGGTCCGGGATGGAGCTGAACAGGTGTTTCTCAGCCAGATAGAACTGTTTCGGTGAGCTTGTTGTCTCCTTGATATGGTAATGTTTAATAGCTGCACCTCCCTCCctacaaacacaacataacCACAGTGGGATTGAAATCAAGCTTATAGAAGCTTTTATTACATAGAAAAATAACTGTCACAAGAGTGCAGAATTACCCTGAAGACTTGGTGTAGAGAGAAACAGTGTAGGCTCCCAGGGTGCTGGAGTTTCTGACAATGAATGCACCTTCTTTGTCCTGCACGGGACAGcgcagagacaaaaaaaaaggctgaaaactAGATCAGATCTGAATtaggttagtttgtgatattaacATATCAAAGAATATTATTGTCTATATTTGTCTAACCCCTCAACATCTACCAGGTCACCGGCAATCTGAATAGTGTTCAggttgggttttgttttagcCATGTGCTAAAGTGACagattttcagaaactagaTGCTGtctttcaaataaagtttgcctttatttttttcatttataggcttgttttccaaaaaaggcaaaaattcCATAAAATGAGTGGAATTACAGGCCCAGTCAAACGTTTGGCTGGTACTGTAAACTGAACCCAAACCCTGATGCTAACCTCAGATAGATCTGCAGTAACCTAAGGAAAACACTCAGTTCATCCTTTGTTTGATACATCCCATTTTAGCTCTGCCCTCTTTAGGCCAGCCACACATTTTGGGGAAATTTATTAGAAAGTTGAACACAAATAGGTATGGTGAGAGGGATGCTGTACTGAAAAAtataaaggaaattaaaaaatgaagaagagTGTCAGAGAAACAAGTCTGCAggaaataaagacaaagaaccagagaaagaggagagagccTAACCTCCTTCCTCAGCAGCTCCTCTGCTTTGTTCCTGTTGATGTTTTTGCTGTACCAGCTGGAACAAACAAACCAGAACATGAAGCTGTCTCCAGTCCTCTGTTTTATCAAATGAAGAACTTCCAGCCGGCTGAATCCAAATGTCAAGAGTAAAATGAGCCAATTCAGATTGTACTGAACTGTATCAACCAGCTGTGAACAAATTTacttaaaaagtaaaacattgttCTCCAAATGGCCACAGTTTCTCTTAATCAGTTTACAATGgcaaaaactgaatttaacatTCAATTAACGGCATCGTGATGGTGACTCAGGAAAGCTGAAAGCCAATCATGGGAATCCAGTACTGGATGGAAGCATTAATGAAAGACAGGGAATACAGTACAAGCAAGCTGGTTTTGAaataagaggtttttttttttaactcatttattttggcaaaaactcactTTAATACTGCTGGTTTTTGTCTGAAACATATATGAATACCCAGCACAGATTCATGGCAGTTTGTAAACAGTCATAAACTCTGCACATGATTTTTCATCCGTCCACTCTGTTCTAACATTTAAGTTTTTTGGTTTCAGATAACAGGAATTTTTTcttgcttagtttcagtttctAGATGACTATTACAGCCTCAGTCAGAAAATTACACGTTAACTTTGGAAACCTGTCAGATGTACTCAAGTTAACGCTGTTAACTTACAAATAACTCCCACTGTGGCATCAAAATCTAATTGAGATGTGGCCCAAAAGTACCTCACCCAACGTGGACCCAAATGTTTGGTGGTTGGCTACATGTTCAGTCCAAAGAAGGCATGCTTGTGTCTTAGCAGACTCAGTAAATGGTGGATTTAAACAACCCTCCAGATATTTGGATTCAGCCAGACATCAAAGTGTAACTTTACTGTGGAAATGATtagcacactcacacatactgGACCAGGTTTCCAGATT
It contains:
- the tec gene encoding tyrosine-protein kinase Tec isoform X2; the protein is MSAELLLEELLIKRSQQKKRTSPLNYKERLFVLTKSQLTYYDGRAEKKFKRGSIELSRIRCVEIVKNGGGIIPCQNKYPFQVVYDNNTLYVFAPSHNSRSRWVQSLKDDQDNPEVLVKFHPQFWQDGLWLCCRQAEKQALGCEQYNPLEDISRKPLPPIPGEKCKKRQRRNPPPTPPTPEDDDEDDEEDEEEEEVVVALYDFPGMEPHDLSLFKGEEYVIMDKCDVNWYRARNKYNEEGYIPSNYVIERKSGNLVQYVWYSKNINRNKAEELLRKEDKEGAFIVRNSSTLGAYTVSLYTKSSGEGGAAIKHYHIKETTSSPKQFYLAEKHLFSSIPDLIEYHKHNAAGLVARLRYPVGKQDKSAPSTAGFSYEKWEINPNELTFMKELGCGQFGVVRLGKWRAQHKVAIKALREGAMYEEDFIEEAKVMMRLSHPKLVQLYGVCSQQQSIYIVTEFMEQGCLLNFLRQRRGSFNQGYLLSMCLDVCEGMGHLEANGFIHRDLAARNCLVNDSLVVKVSDFGMARYVLDDQYTSSSGAKFPVKWSPPEVFNFCKYSSKSDVWSYGVLMWEVFTEGRMPFEQSHNHEVVTLVTQGHRLYRPKMAKPAIYDIMQLCWHERPEERPSFAQLCFKISEALEDDEATQD
- the tec gene encoding tyrosine-protein kinase Tec isoform X1, whose amino-acid sequence is MEPHDLSLFKGEEYVIMDKCDVNWYRARNKYNEEGYIPSNYVIERKSGNLVQYVWYSKNINRNKAEELLRKEDKEGAFIVRNSSTLGAYTVSLYTKSSGEGGAAIKHYHIKETTSSPKQFYLAEKHLFSSIPDLIEYHKHNAAGLVARLRYPVGKQDKSAPSTAGFSYEKWEINPNELTFMKELGCGQFGVVRLGKWRAQHKVAIKALREGAMYEEDFIEEAKVMMRLSHPKLVQLYGVCSQQQSIYIVTEFMEQGCLLNFLRQRRGSFNQGYLLSMCLDVCEGMGHLEANGFIHRDLAARNCLVNDSLVVKVSDFGMARYVLDDQYTSSSGAKFPVKWSPPEVFNFCKYSSKSDVWSYGVLMWEVFTEGRMPFEQSHNHEVVTLVTQGHRLYRPKMAKPAIYDIMQLCWHERPEERPSFAQLCFKISEALEDDEATQD